In the genome of Planococcus donghaensis, the window GTGGAATTGCTAAGCTGTTCCCCATAAAAGTTGAGGCCATTTCTTCTCGTTCGAGCATCTTATCAATATAGCCTGCATCTACATAACCATTAGCTACTAAGATTCCCCCTGTAAATCGAATGCCTTCTTCCATTGTAGCGATTGAAACATTTAATTTAATGTTTTCACGGTCTAAGACTGCTTTTGCCAATTTGATCCCCCCTCTTAAAAATTTCTCGTTTCAGCATTTATTTTTTTAGACGCTGTGTCAATTTATCGTATTCCGGACTATTCATGAAATTTTCTACTGAAATATGTTCTGCTTGTGGCAGTTTTTCTTTTGCCCGTGGAGTTAAATCTTTGTGAGTGACTACAATATCAGCGTCTTCCGGTAACTGACTTATAGCGGTATTGGTAACCGGAATATCAATATTTTCTTTTTTAAATTTGTTTTTCAGTATGGATGCTCCCATAGCACTTGAACCCATTCCCGCATCACAAGCGAAAACGACACGACGCACATCTTCAGTGGCTTTCACACCAGGAGTTGATGTTACTGCTCCTGCTTCGTGCAACACATCACCATCAGAAGTAGTTGCCGCCCCTGGAGTTAAAAATTCACTAGCAGAGCTTTTTTTACCTTTCATTTCTTCCATTTTGCCAGTTGCTACTGTTAAATCTTCTTCGACGTCTTTTGTTGTTTTTAAAATAATCGATGCAATGGTGAAAGAAACAGCTGCAGCAACTGCAACGCCAAGAACCACGCCTACATAGTTTCCTTGTGGGGTTAGCGCGAGCAAGGCAAAAATACTACCAGGAGCTGGTGTTGCAACTAGTCCTGCATCAAGTAAAACGAAAGTGAACACTCCACTCATCCCACCACCGATAACCGCTAATACTAATAACGGTTTCATCAAAACGAACGGGAAGTAAATTTCATGAATACCACCGAGAAATTGAATGATGATTGCACCCGGTGCAGAGCTTTTAGAAATACCTTTACCAAAAACAGTAAAGGCTAATAAAATCCCTAGCCCAGGTCCAGGATTTGTTTCCAGCAAGAACAAAATGGATTTTCCAGCAGTTGCTGCTTGCTCTACACCAAGCGGGCTTAAAAATCCATGGTTAATCGCATTATTAAGGAACAGTATTTTTGCTGGTTCGATAACAATACTGGCTAACGGTAATAGTCCATTATTGACTGTGAATTCTACTCCATTTGCTAAGCTGTTGACCAACGAATTTACAATGGGACCAATACCAAGAACTGCAATACCGGCCAATGTTGCGCCTAATATCCCAGCAGAAAAAGTGTTATAAAGCATTTCAAATCCAGCACGTATTTTATCTAAAAAGAGCTGGTCAATTTTTTTCATAAGATATCCAGCGAGAGGTCCCATAATCATGGCACCGAGGAACATAGGAATATCAGATCCAACGATGACCCCCATTGTAGCCGTTGCTCC includes:
- a CDS encoding PTS mannitol transporter subunit IICB gives rise to the protein MAEGRNRARIQRFGSHLSGMIMPNIGAFIAWGLITALFIPAGWLPYEPLAALVGPMIIYLLPLLIGFTGGRLVYDFRGGVLGATATMGVIVGSDIPMFLGAMIMGPLAGYLMKKIDQLFLDKIRAGFEMLYNTFSAGILGATLAGIAVLGIGPIVNSLVNSLANGVEFTVNNGLLPLASIVIEPAKILFLNNAINHGFLSPLGVEQAATAGKSILFLLETNPGPGLGILLAFTVFGKGISKSSAPGAIIIQFLGGIHEIYFPFVLMKPLLVLAVIGGGMSGVFTFVLLDAGLVATPAPGSIFALLALTPQGNYVGVVLGVAVAAAVSFTIASIILKTTKDVEEDLTVATGKMEEMKGKKSSASEFLTPGAATTSDGDVLHEAGAVTSTPGVKATEDVRRVVFACDAGMGSSAMGASILKNKFKKENIDIPVTNTAISQLPEDADIVVTHKDLTPRAKEKLPQAEHISVENFMNSPEYDKLTQRLKK